Proteins from one Nitrospiria bacterium genomic window:
- a CDS encoding DUF2283 domain-containing protein: protein MEALKILEGKPALNWEFDEEADVLYISVGKPRPAVGTDIGEGVIVRYDEKKKEVVGITIVGFRVRTLKSLAAK, encoded by the coding sequence ATGGAAGCCTTAAAAATTCTCGAGGGTAAACCGGCGCTCAACTGGGAGTTTGACGAAGAAGCAGATGTGCTCTACATTTCGGTCGGCAAGCCTCGCCCGGCCGTTGGCACCGATATCGGCGAGGGCGTGATTGTTCGTTATGACGAAAAGAAGAAAGAGGTTGTGGGCATCACCATCGTTGGTTTTCGAGTGCGAACCCTGAAAAGTTTAGCGGCGAAATAG